The segment CCAAAAGTGTTTGCTCTGCAAAATTCAAACAAGAGTAGCGTCGGCATATCTTTATCTTAGTTTATCAGTTTCGAAGAGTAATGTATTCAATCAGAACCAGAGCGAAAATGCAGGTTTGTCTATGAGTCTCGGATATGATTACGTGTCCAACACAATTATGTTCATTCACTCTAAGCTTACAGAATTTAAAAGTACCTTCTCATATGATTGTTTCTTCAAACTTTGCAACTGCGCATACGCTTCTTGTTGGATGTGATTTGCAGCTTTGAACTGGTATTGCAATTCACTTAACTTTTCGGTTTCCTCATAATATTTTCTCTTAGCTGCCTTAGTGATCGCCTCAGCGTTTTTGAGGTTGGCTTTCAATTGGTCAGCTTCCTTCTTTAAAGACTGTAGAAACAGAAGAATCGAATAAACAACCAAATATACTAGTCGAATGTCAAAAGCTAACAAAGCAGATGTATATATAATACCTTCAGACGCTCTTTCCCGTCCAAACCTTGTTGATTTTCGTCCTGTCTACTCATGGTAGATGACAGCTTTTCACGAGTTTGCTTTAATTGCTTGATATCACTAATAAATTTCTTTTCATCCTTTAGTGGTAGAGTTTCGTGTTGTATTGTCCATTCCATGTTTCGTATCTGCTTACAAAGTATATAATTAGAACAAATAATCACATTATTCTCTTCCATAAAAGACTAAAAACAGGTTACCTTGACATCAATATCTTCAATATCCATCATGGATTGCATCGACTCTATTTCCCGACATTTGGACCTATGGAAGTCTCGAGCCTTTCGTTCTTGAGATACAGCAGCATTAAAATCATTGCCATATTCCTTACAAGTAACCCTCGTGCTTTGCATATCGTTTCGAATCCCATCTCGAATTCGACTTTTCTCATCAACCTTAGTTTGAGCAAGTCTAATCTTTACTTTTAAACTTTCGTCATTGTTTCTCGGGACCCTGATCATGTAGTTGAACGGTGCTTTCCTTTCAGCCTCATCGTCGAGGCTACCAAACTCAATTCCTCCGTCTGTGACACCACAAGTTCTCTCTGCAGGATTACTTACTACAACCGATATAGAATCAGAACTAACATTTGTTTCCGATTTCAAACCCGAAACCACGTCCAAAGACTTATCAACCAGTTGCGAAGCTATCTCCGAATTAGCCAGATTACCATTATATTGATTACTTTGAACATCAACTGAAAACGAAATACTACCAACAACGAAATTTGTATCAGTTTCAACTGTGGTAGAAGACTGACTAGACTCACTGCCGGTTTTGATTTCTATATGTGTGGCATCATCATCTGTAGTAACTGAATTAATAACTATGGAATTAGCATCAGTTTCAACCGAACCATCAACTTTACCATCACTCTGTTTAAGACCGGAATCAATAACTACGGAACTTTCCGAAACACTGTCACTTTTTTCAACTCTGGAATCAATAACAACAGCAGCTTCCTGAACAGTTTGTTTAGCCAAACAATCATCTCCATCCCCTGATTTTTCTTGAACATACCCTCCCTTTTCTTCAACAGGTTTCTCCCCCTCCTGCTGATTCATACTAATAGTAACTGAATCAGATTCCGATTTCACTTCGTGGTCTTCTTCGACAATGCAATTGTCACCCGATTCCACTACAACTCCATTAACGGAGTCGCTTCCATTTACGTTAACATAAACATCCGTGCTGCTGGAGCCAACCTTAACGCAACTAGTGTTGGCGCCATTGAGAAGATAACTCGTTTCATTTTCTTTCTCAGCTTCAATACCCACCTCCTGCTGATGCATAGTAATAGTAACTGAATCAGATTCGGATTTCACTTTGTGGTCATCTTCGACAATGTAATTGTCACCCGATTCCAGTACAACTCCATTAACAGAGTCGCTTCCGTTAGCATAAACATCAAAGCTGCCGAAGCCAACCTTAAGGCAACTCACGTTGGCGCCATTGAGAAGATAGCTCGTTTCTTTCTCTTTCTCAGCTACAATATCCACCTCTTGTTGATTCATACTAATAGTAACCGAATCAGATTCAGATTTCACTTCGTGGTCTTCTTCGACAATGCAATTGTCACCCGATTCCACTACAACTCCATTAACAGAGTCGCTTCCATTTACGTTAACATAAACATCCGTGCTGCCGGAGCCAACCTTAACGCTACTAGTGTTGGCGCCATTGAGAAGATAACTCGTTTCATTCTCTTTCTCAGCTTCAATACCCACCTCCTGCTGACGCCTAGTAATAGTAATCGAATCAGATTCGGATTTCACTTCGTGGTCATCTTCGACAATGCAATTGTCACCCGATTCCACTACAACTCCATTAACAGAGTCGCTTCCATTAACATAAACATCAAAGCTGCCGAAGCTAACCTTAACGCAACTCGCGTTGGCGCCATTGAGAAGATATCTCGTTTCTTTCTCTTTCTCAGCTACAATATCCACCTCCTGCTGATTCATAGTAAAAGTAACCGAATCAGATTCGGATTTCACTTCGTGGTCTTCTTCGACAATGCAATTGTCACCCGATTCCACTACAACTCCATTAACGGAGTCGCTTCCATTTACGTTAACATAAACATCCGTGCTGACGGAGCCAACCTTAATTCTACTCTTGTTGGTGCCATTGAGAAGATAACTCGTTTCATTCTCTTTCTCAGCTTCAATACCCACCTCCTGCTGATGCATAGTAATAGTAACCGAATCAGATTCGGATTTCACTTCGTGGTCATCTTCGACAATGTAATTGTCATCCGATTCCACTACAACTCCATTAACAGAGTCGCTTACGTTAACATAAACATCAAAGCTGCCGAAGCCAACCTTAAGGCAACTCGCGTTCGCGCCATTGAGAAGATAGCTCGTTTCATTCTCTTTCTCAGCTACAATATCCACCTCCTGTTGATTCATAGTAATAGTAACCGAATCAGATTCGGATTTCACTTCGTGGTCTTCTTCGACAATGCAATTGTCACCCGATTCCACTACAACTCCATTAACGGAGTCGCTTCCATTTACGTTAACATAAACATCCGTGCTGCCGGAGCCAACCTTAACGCTACTAGTGTTGGCGCCATTGAGCAGATAACTCGTTTCATTCTCTTTCTCAGCTTCAATACCCACCTCCTGCTGATGCATAGTAATAGTAACTGAATCAGATTCGGATTTCACTTCGTGGTCATCTTCGACAATGTAATTGTCACCCGATTCCACTACAACTCCATTAACAGAGTCGCTTCCATCAAAGCTGCCGAAGCCGACCTTAACGCAACTCGCGTTGGCGCCATTGAgaagatatctcgtttcattctcTTTCTCAGCTACAATATCCACCTCCTGTTGATTCATAGTCATAGTAACCGAATCAGATTCCGATTTCACTTCGTGGTCTTTTTCGACAATGCAATTGTCACCCGATTCCACTACAACTCCATTAACAGAGTCGCTTCCATTTACGTTAACATAAACATCAGTGCTGCCGGAGCCAACCTTAACGCTACTCGTGTTGGCGCCATTGAcaagatatctcgtttcattctcTTTCTCAGCTTCAATACACACCTCCTGCTGATGCATAGTAATAGGAACCGAATCTGATTCGGATTTCACTTCGTGTTCTTCTTCGACAACGCAATTGCCATCCGGTTCCACTACAACTCCATTAACGGAGTCGTTTCCATTAACATCAACATCCGAGCATCCGGAGCCAACCTTAGCGCAACTCACTTTGGCGCTATTGagaagatatctcttttcattgtCTTTCTCAGCTACAACATCCACCTCCGCGGCTACATGCAACACCGTCACCTCCGTTTTCGTCATATTCGCTCTACGTTAGAATCAAAACTCAAAACTAAGCAAATCAAAACACAATGCTGCAGAATCCCCCGAAAAGGTAGAGCACAAATTAGTTTAAGAGTAATAATTGATATTCATCTATCATATTATATAGAAGTAAAAAGAGAAAAAGCAGAACAAGTCGTTGACTTTATATCAAAgtcttaaaagaaaattttattattatttacagaaattaaattttaacttaaaataaaattataaaaataattttttattttataattttaaatcctAATGTAATTAATTTAACACTTTCGGTGTTATTCGGAGATTTTACAAAATTGACTCGTGCTATGTGTGGAATTCTTAAAATTACCAAATGCATCCCAACAATATTATAATATTAGAAtaagta is part of the Gossypium arboreum isolate Shixiya-1 chromosome 5, ASM2569848v2, whole genome shotgun sequence genome and harbors:
- the LOC108451123 gene encoding uncharacterized protein LOC108451123 encodes the protein MTKTEVTVLHVAAEVDVVAEKDNEKRYLLNSAKVSCAKVGSGCSDVDVNGNDSVNGVVVEPDGNCVVEEEHEVKSESDSVPITMHQQEVCIEAEKENETRYLVNGANTSSVKVGSGSTDVYVNVNGSDSVNGVVVESGDNCIVEKDHEVKSESDSVTMTMNQQEVDIVAEKENETRYLLNGANASCVKVGFGSFDGSDSVNGVVVESGDNYIVEDDHEVKSESDSVTITMHQQEVGIEAEKENETSYLLNGANTSSVKVGSGSTDVYVNVNGSDSVNGVVVESGDNCIVEEDHEVKSESDSVTITMNQQEVDIVAEKENETSYLLNGANASCLKVGFGSFDVYVNVSDSVNGVVVESDDNYIVEDDHEVKSESDSVTITMHQQEVGIEAEKENETSYLLNGTNKSRIKVGSVSTDVYVNVNGSDSVNGVVVESGDNCIVEEDHEVKSESDSVTFTMNQQEVDIVAEKEKETRYLLNGANASCVKVSFGSFDVYVNGSDSVNGVVVESGDNCIVEDDHEVKSESDSITITRRQQEVGIEAEKENETSYLLNGANTSSVKVGSGSTDVYVNVNGSDSVNGVVVESGDNCIVEEDHEVKSESDSVTISMNQQEVDIVAEKEKETSYLLNGANVSCLKVGFGSFDVYANGSDSVNGVVLESGDNYIVEDDHKVKSESDSVTITMHQQEVGIEAEKENETSYLLNGANTSCVKVGSSSTDVYVNVNGSDSVNGVVVESGDNCIVEEDHEVKSESDSVTISMNQQEGEKPVEEKGGYVQEKSGDGDDCLAKQTVQEAAVVIDSRVEKSDSVSESSVVIDSGLKQSDGKVDGSVETDANSIVINSVTTDDDATHIEIKTGSESSQSSTTVETDTNFVVGSISFSVDVQSNQYNGNLANSEIASQLVDKSLDVVSGLKSETNVSSDSISVVVSNPAERTCGVTDGGIEFGSLDDEAERKAPFNYMIRVPRNNDESLKVKIRLAQTKVDEKSRIRDGIRNDMQSTRVTCKEYGNDFNAAVSQERKARDFHRSKCREIESMQSMMDIEDIDVKIRNMEWTIQHETLPLKDEKKFISDIKQLKQTREKLSSTMSRQDENQQGLDGKERLKSLKKEADQLKANLKNAEAITKAAKRKYYEETEKLSELQYQFKAANHIQQEAYAQLQSLKKQSYEKSKHFWQYKDDLNKANELASKGDKVALQNFCINQVEKFMDLWNNNDEFRKEYIRCNERSTLWRLRTLDGRALGPGEVPPVIPRAVNGKAVVDHTMSGLTLEDRTQELEAAKKAEKVLAEKVVEQKKFTKSAPPESVSTTASNGEKIEEAEEEKPKRTKEEEESDRKAEELRKEEEAAKLKEQRQFEEIAKAKEALERKRRKAEKDEAREANRAAKEAEKKEKKREKRAKKKEKQKAVATAADTGIEDEALSACSTSETLAETSKEIENKEKPIAATTERPQKASKFVKQAKVTAIPPPIRNRGKQKMRPWMRVILTFLVILALFFLGNYI